A portion of the Parasedimentitalea marina genome contains these proteins:
- the selD gene encoding selenide, water dikinase SelD, with translation MIDPHLPLTRDLVLVGGGHTHALVLRKWGMAPMPGARLTLINPTPTAAYSGMLPGFIAGHYSRDALDIDLVKLARFAGARVIIGAATAIDTTARCVQVPGRAPIEYDLASVDVGITCDMPELPGFAAHGVPAKPLGVFAAKWDAFRQGDDPAHIAVIGGGVAGVELVLAMAHALRRRGRLAQATLIDSAEALAALGQSARTKLRTALTAQSVTLIENAEIASIEPDHIRLKDGREVLSDFTTGAAGARAYDWIGKSGLTQTDGYITVNAQLQSSDPAVFAAGDCAHLSHAPRPKAGVFAVRQAPVLFDNLQAALSGGDLRAYKPQKEYLKLISLGEKSALAERFGRSLSGPLMWRWKDHIDQTFMTRFRDLPQMEQPALPSYHTLGMAEALGDKPMCGGCGAKVGRNALRAALAPMPDSARDDITPLPGDDAALLTTGGVQQVISSDHLRAFCADPELMTRIAAVHALGDIWAMGAEPQAATANLILPRMSPQLQERTLREIMQAASGVMRDAGAEIVGGHTSLGDELTIGFTVTGLCPQAPITLAGATPGDLLILTKPIGSGVIMAAEMAGQATGAWVTTALAQMARPQAKAAKILQGAHAMTDVTGFGLYGHLAGICEASGVGAELHFDSVPLMQGAGQLAAQGVRSSLFADNQRLAPGFQTAGVQDLLFDPQTAGGLLAAVAAQDAEELVRTLHQAGEAAAVIGAVIKGAGISVT, from the coding sequence ATGATTGACCCGCATCTGCCACTGACCCGAGATCTGGTATTGGTTGGCGGCGGCCATACCCATGCATTGGTGCTACGCAAATGGGGCATGGCGCCAATGCCCGGTGCCCGACTGACACTGATCAACCCAACCCCTACAGCGGCCTATTCCGGCATGTTGCCGGGGTTCATTGCCGGTCACTACAGCCGCGACGCATTGGACATTGATCTGGTGAAGCTGGCGCGTTTTGCTGGCGCGCGCGTCATCATTGGGGCCGCCACGGCAATCGACACCACGGCCCGTTGCGTACAGGTTCCGGGCCGGGCGCCCATTGAATATGACCTGGCCTCGGTTGATGTTGGTATCACTTGTGACATGCCCGAGTTGCCCGGCTTTGCTGCGCATGGCGTACCCGCCAAGCCATTGGGGGTCTTTGCTGCCAAATGGGACGCCTTTCGCCAAGGCGACGACCCTGCCCATATCGCGGTCATTGGCGGCGGTGTGGCTGGCGTGGAGCTGGTACTGGCGATGGCCCATGCCCTGCGCCGACGCGGGCGGTTGGCGCAGGCAACTCTGATCGACAGCGCCGAGGCTTTGGCGGCTTTAGGACAGAGTGCCCGCACCAAACTTCGCACAGCGCTGACCGCGCAGTCCGTGACCCTGATTGAAAACGCCGAGATAGCCAGTATCGAGCCCGATCACATCCGTCTGAAAGATGGCCGCGAGGTGCTGTCGGATTTCACCACCGGTGCTGCGGGCGCCCGCGCCTATGACTGGATCGGAAAATCCGGTCTGACCCAAACAGATGGCTACATCACAGTAAATGCCCAGTTGCAAAGCTCGGATCCGGCGGTGTTTGCCGCCGGCGATTGCGCCCACCTGAGCCACGCACCACGTCCCAAGGCCGGTGTCTTTGCAGTGCGCCAGGCGCCGGTTCTGTTTGACAACTTGCAGGCTGCCCTCAGCGGTGGTGACCTGCGCGCGTACAAACCACAAAAAGAATATCTGAAACTGATCTCGCTGGGAGAAAAATCGGCCCTGGCGGAGCGCTTTGGGCGCAGCCTGTCGGGGCCTCTGATGTGGCGCTGGAAAGATCACATCGACCAGACATTCATGACCCGTTTTCGCGATTTGCCGCAAATGGAGCAACCGGCGCTGCCCAGCTATCATACCCTGGGCATGGCTGAGGCGCTGGGGGACAAACCCATGTGCGGCGGTTGCGGCGCCAAGGTTGGCCGCAATGCCCTGCGTGCGGCACTCGCCCCGATGCCCGACAGTGCGCGCGATGATATCACGCCATTACCCGGTGATGATGCGGCCCTGCTCACCACGGGTGGCGTGCAGCAGGTCATCAGCTCGGACCACCTGCGCGCCTTTTGCGCCGATCCGGAGCTGATGACCCGCATCGCAGCCGTACATGCGCTGGGGGATATCTGGGCGATGGGGGCAGAGCCGCAAGCCGCCACCGCCAACCTGATCCTGCCGCGCATGTCACCCCAACTGCAGGAACGTACATTACGCGAAATCATGCAGGCAGCCAGCGGCGTCATGCGCGATGCTGGTGCCGAAATCGTAGGTGGCCATACCTCGCTTGGTGATGAGCTGACCATCGGATTTACCGTGACCGGCCTGTGCCCGCAGGCCCCCATCACCCTGGCTGGTGCAACACCCGGAGACCTCCTGATCCTGACCAAACCCATCGGATCGGGGGTGATCATGGCTGCGGAAATGGCGGGACAGGCCACTGGCGCATGGGTGACTACGGCGCTGGCACAGATGGCCCGCCCGCAGGCCAAAGCCGCAAAAATTCTGCAAGGCGCCCATGCGATGACTGATGTAACCGGGTTTGGCCTCTACGGGCATCTGGCGGGCATCTGCGAGGCCTCGGGTGTTGGGGCTGAGTTGCATTTTGACTCAGTTCCCCTGATGCAGGGCGCCGGTCAACTGGCCGCACAGGGCGTGCGCTCATCGCTATTCGCTGACAACCAGCGGCTGGCCCCCGGGTTTCAGACAGCCGGAGTACAGGATCTGTTGTTTGACCCTCAAACCGCCGGCGGGCTGCTGGCTGCGGTCGCAGCTCAGGACGCCGAAGAGCTGGTTAGGACCTTGCATCAGGCGGGTGAAGCTGCGGCGGTCATCGGGGCTGTGATTAAAGGTGCGGGTATTTCCGTCACCTAG
- a CDS encoding Na+/H+ antiporter subunit G, whose product MDLFFELLITGFLIMAGVFGLVGSFGLLKLNDAMSRLHAPTKATTLGVGGVLLASMTHAFAMGPHWSVHELMITLFLLLTAPITANFIAKVHIHQKESRDSLPAAGEDGSWATQDLDDPSDHQS is encoded by the coding sequence ATGGACCTGTTTTTCGAACTGTTGATCACCGGATTTCTGATCATGGCTGGTGTCTTTGGGCTGGTTGGCTCGTTTGGCCTGCTCAAACTGAACGACGCCATGTCGCGGCTGCATGCCCCGACCAAAGCCACCACTCTGGGGGTTGGCGGCGTGCTGCTGGCCTCGATGACACATGCCTTTGCCATGGGGCCGCACTGGTCGGTGCATGAGCTGATGATCACCCTGTTCCTGCTGCTCACCGCACCCATCACCGCGAACTTTATCGCCAAGGTGCATATTCACCAGAAGGAAAGCCGCGACAGCCTGCCAGCGGCGGGCGAAGACGGATCTTGGGCCACCCAGGATCTGGATGATCCAAGCGATCACCAAAGCTAA
- a CDS encoding K+/H+ antiporter subunit F — MITYAAIFAFGCFALAVLMNLWKVLFAEEIADRILALDTMFINAIALMVLYGIALGTGIYFEASMIIAMLGFVSTVAYARFILRGNIIE, encoded by the coding sequence ATGATCACCTATGCCGCTATTTTCGCCTTTGGCTGCTTCGCCCTCGCGGTTCTGATGAACCTGTGGAAAGTGCTGTTCGCAGAGGAGATCGCCGACCGCATTCTGGCGCTGGACACCATGTTCATCAACGCCATCGCCCTGATGGTGCTTTACGGCATTGCCCTGGGCACTGGCATTTATTTTGAGGCCTCGATGATCATCGCCATGCTCGGCTTTGTCTCTACTGTGGCCTACGCGCGCTTTATCCTGCGCGGCAACATCATCGAGTGA
- a CDS encoding Na+/H+ antiporter subunit E yields MRLLQRLLPHPFLTLLLTVTWLLLVNGYSLNSLVFGFGLGVIIPFVTQPFWPNRPTVKRPVKVVLYILLVLYDIVVANIVVAKIVVFKSNAKRQPNWVTIPLDLRTPEAITTLAGTITMTPGTVTADVSAEGHALLVHCLDAPNPDDVRDDIKQRYERRLMEIFE; encoded by the coding sequence ATGAGACTGCTGCAACGTCTGCTACCACACCCGTTTCTAACGCTGTTGTTGACCGTGACCTGGCTGTTGCTGGTCAACGGCTACTCGCTGAACTCGCTGGTGTTTGGATTTGGGTTGGGGGTGATTATTCCCTTTGTCACCCAGCCATTCTGGCCAAACCGCCCCACGGTCAAGCGACCAGTCAAAGTTGTTTTGTACATCCTGCTGGTGCTCTACGACATCGTCGTGGCCAATATTGTCGTCGCCAAAATCGTTGTGTTTAAATCCAACGCCAAACGTCAGCCCAATTGGGTCACAATCCCACTAGACCTGCGCACCCCCGAGGCAATCACCACATTGGCCGGAACCATCACCATGACTCCCGGCACCGTAACAGCGGATGTCTCGGCCGAGGGGCACGCGCTTTTGGTTCACTGCCTGGATGCCCCCAACCCGGACGATGTCCGCGATGATATCAAACAACGCTACGAGCGCCGCCTGATGGAGATTTTCGAATGA
- a CDS encoding monovalent cation/H+ antiporter subunit D — MNHLLIAPVVLPAIVAPFTIMVLRHHLSLQRIFSLASVIALLAITLVLGAQAADGTVQVYELGNWPAPFGIVLVLDRLSALMLLLTSGLALAVVLYAIGSGWDARGRHFHALLQFQLMGILGAFLTGDAFNLFVFFEVLLIASYGLMIHGGGTKRLQAGVQYVVYNLLGSSLFLFALGTLYSVTGTLNMADLAVRVGELPADDTALLRVGAIMLLLVFAIKAAVLPLHFWLPASYANAPLPVAALFAIMTKVGAYGILRMYTLVFGPEVAATAGLIGDWLLPAALLTLAIGAIGVLGAREIGRLVAFGAIASMGTLLVAIALFTPQATAAALYYTVHSTLAAGLLFLVADLVMERRGGDIIAQRPMAQTGLIASLFFVGAIAMAGMPPLSGFVGKLLVMDAARGHDLVWWIWAVILVGSLITIIGFARAGTEIFWKSHDASHIREPEPEVPVDDAQAQPEALAPSAPTLPFVACFGLLAGLVLLTVFAGPMLDYTNATAAQLFDPDIYIDAVLKRAEQ; from the coding sequence ATGAACCACCTGCTGATTGCGCCTGTGGTGCTGCCCGCTATTGTCGCGCCTTTCACCATCATGGTGCTGCGTCACCACCTGAGCCTGCAACGGATCTTCTCGCTTGCCAGCGTCATCGCGCTGCTGGCGATCACCCTGGTGCTGGGGGCGCAGGCCGCTGACGGCACCGTTCAGGTCTATGAGCTGGGCAATTGGCCTGCTCCTTTTGGCATTGTGCTGGTGCTGGACCGCCTCTCGGCCCTGATGCTGCTGCTGACCAGTGGGTTGGCCCTTGCGGTTGTGCTCTATGCGATCGGATCAGGCTGGGATGCCCGAGGCCGCCATTTCCACGCACTGCTGCAATTCCAGCTGATGGGCATTCTCGGGGCTTTTCTGACCGGCGATGCCTTTAACCTGTTTGTGTTCTTCGAGGTTCTGCTGATCGCTTCATATGGGTTGATGATTCACGGCGGCGGCACCAAGCGGCTGCAGGCCGGGGTGCAATATGTGGTCTATAACCTGCTGGGCTCCAGCCTGTTCCTGTTTGCCCTGGGCACGCTCTACTCAGTCACGGGCACGCTGAACATGGCCGATCTGGCGGTCCGCGTGGGCGAGCTGCCAGCGGATGATACCGCCCTGTTGCGGGTGGGTGCAATCATGTTGCTTCTGGTCTTTGCCATCAAGGCCGCTGTGCTGCCGCTGCACTTCTGGCTGCCAGCCTCTTATGCCAATGCCCCCCTGCCGGTGGCGGCATTGTTTGCCATCATGACCAAAGTGGGCGCCTATGGCATCCTGCGCATGTATACGCTGGTGTTTGGCCCCGAGGTCGCAGCCACCGCAGGGTTGATCGGCGACTGGCTGTTGCCCGCGGCGCTGCTGACCTTGGCAATCGGAGCGATTGGTGTGCTGGGCGCACGCGAAATTGGGCGCTTGGTCGCCTTTGGCGCGATCGCGTCCATGGGCACGCTGCTGGTGGCGATTGCTCTGTTTACGCCGCAAGCCACCGCAGCGGCGCTCTATTACACCGTACATTCAACCCTTGCTGCTGGCCTTTTGTTCCTGGTCGCCGATCTGGTGATGGAGCGCCGGGGTGGCGACATCATCGCACAACGCCCCATGGCACAGACCGGGCTGATTGCATCCCTGTTCTTTGTCGGCGCCATCGCCATGGCCGGAATGCCTCCATTGTCAGGGTTCGTCGGCAAGCTGCTGGTCATGGACGCGGCCCGCGGCCATGATCTGGTCTGGTGGATCTGGGCCGTCATTCTGGTCGGCTCGCTGATCACCATCATCGGCTTCGCCCGCGCCGGAACCGAGATCTTCTGGAAAAGCCATGACGCCAGTCATATCCGTGAGCCCGAACCTGAGGTGCCAGTGGATGACGCCCAGGCCCAACCAGAGGCCTTGGCACCTTCGGCCCCTACCCTGCCATTTGTCGCCTGCTTTGGTCTTCTGGCCGGACTGGTGCTGCTGACCGTATTCGCGGGCCCCATGTTGGACTATACCAATGCCACCGCCGCACAGCTGTTTGATCCAGACATCTACATTGACGCGGTTCTAAAGAGGGCTGAGCAATGA
- a CDS encoding Na+/H+ antiporter subunit C produces MEFLFASAVGILTAAGVYLILRKRTFPVILGLSLLTYGVNLFLFATGRLMVNAPPVLNKYAEVAYTDPLPQALVLTAIVISFGMTAVVVMIALGAYLSAKDDQIDMVEDTTRAGDDA; encoded by the coding sequence ATGGAATTCCTGTTTGCCTCGGCCGTTGGCATTCTGACCGCAGCGGGGGTCTATCTGATCCTGCGCAAACGTACCTTTCCCGTTATTCTGGGACTTTCGCTGCTGACCTATGGCGTGAACCTGTTTCTGTTTGCCACTGGACGATTGATGGTCAACGCCCCTCCGGTGCTGAACAAATACGCCGAGGTCGCCTATACCGATCCACTGCCACAGGCGCTGGTGCTGACCGCCATCGTGATCTCATTTGGCATGACAGCCGTCGTGGTGATGATTGCGCTGGGGGCCTACTTGTCGGCCAAGGATGACCAGATTGACATGGTCGAAGACACGACGCGCGCAGGAGATGACGCATGA
- a CDS encoding monovalent cation/H+ antiporter subunit A: MSLFLIAALPFLGALFPALLIRAGRNAAAASAGFTTLLAFIGLLLNAPAVLRGDVVQARLDWLPGLGLNANFYLDGLGLLFAGLILGIGLLIILYARFYLSREDPMGQFYTYLLLFQGAMIGIVLSDNILLLLVFWELTSLSSFLLIGYWKHLPEGRQGARMALAVTGSGGLAMIGGMLILGHIVGSYDLTVILQHKELIQASPLYLPALILILIGAFTKSAQFPFHFWLPHAMAAPTPVSAYLHSATMVKAGLFLMARMWPVLAGTEAWFYIVATTGLITMVLGAVIALFKDDLKALLAFSTVSHLGLITMLLGFGTKPAAIAAVFHIVNHATFKAALFMTAGIVDHSAHTRDIKRLGGLRHLMPITFTIVLIASLSMAGIPPLNGFLSKEMMLQETITTLWRESHYLVPGLAVFAAMFSAAYSFRYIVHVFLGPQRRDYPAQPHDPGVGLWLAPAFLALLVVAIGLTPGIISGPVVSTAAAAVIGDGQIPYFNPKLWHGINAALLMSVAAITGGVILLWAHPKLAKMWNDAPRPEAKDIFDALLGAVTRASRGLSDALHNGSITRYSAIMIVFTTGISFYAYQSGVAAQATRAVQEAGPLPIIGWISLVLATLFIVLNHRKRLLSLVLIGVVGLVVSLSFNYLSAPDLALTQISVEVVTIILMLLALNFLPKETPVESPVSTRLRDGAIATVAGAGIGGLIYALMTREFIAPSISEFHLANSYKGGGGTNVVNVILVDFRGYDTFGEIIVLGIAAVVIYALTEAILGSKVRAYLLNRKPDLPQDGDPHPLMMVVATRVMMPLALMVAGYIFFRGHNLPGGGFIAGLIAAIAMLMQYMASGFGWAAERQRFYYHGIIGSGVLIAATTGMGSWLAGRPFLTSSFGYLHWPPLEKFEWATAALFDLGVFLAVVGAVMLTLESLARFAWQPGMQSEHAMDINPARDDAPKSEEEA, encoded by the coding sequence GTGTCCCTCTTTCTGATTGCGGCCCTGCCCTTTCTTGGTGCGCTTTTCCCTGCGCTGTTGATCCGCGCCGGACGCAATGCCGCAGCCGCCTCGGCCGGGTTCACCACCCTGCTGGCCTTTATTGGTCTGTTACTGAATGCCCCTGCCGTTCTACGCGGCGACGTGGTGCAGGCACGGCTGGATTGGCTGCCCGGCTTGGGACTGAACGCCAACTTTTATCTTGATGGGCTGGGCCTGCTGTTTGCTGGGCTCATTCTGGGCATTGGCCTGCTGATCATCCTTTATGCGCGGTTCTACCTGTCGCGTGAGGATCCGATGGGGCAGTTCTACACCTATCTGCTGCTATTCCAGGGGGCGATGATCGGTATCGTTTTGTCCGACAACATCCTGCTTTTGCTGGTTTTCTGGGAGCTGACGTCCCTTAGCTCATTCCTGTTGATCGGCTATTGGAAACACCTGCCCGAGGGGCGCCAAGGCGCGCGGATGGCGCTGGCGGTGACCGGCTCCGGTGGTCTGGCGATGATCGGGGGCATGCTGATCCTGGGTCACATCGTCGGATCCTATGATCTGACCGTGATCTTACAACACAAAGAGCTGATCCAGGCCTCGCCGCTTTATCTGCCCGCGCTGATCCTGATCCTGATCGGGGCCTTTACCAAATCCGCGCAGTTCCCGTTCCATTTCTGGCTGCCGCACGCGATGGCCGCGCCAACACCGGTGTCGGCCTATCTGCATTCGGCCACCATGGTAAAGGCCGGGTTGTTCCTGATGGCGCGGATGTGGCCGGTGCTGGCCGGAACCGAGGCCTGGTTCTATATCGTCGCCACCACCGGCTTGATCACCATGGTGCTGGGCGCGGTGATTGCCCTGTTCAAGGATGACCTGAAGGCGCTGCTGGCGTTCTCAACTGTCAGCCATCTGGGGCTGATCACCATGCTGCTGGGGTTCGGCACCAAGCCGGCCGCCATTGCGGCGGTGTTCCACATCGTCAATCATGCGACATTCAAGGCTGCGCTGTTCATGACGGCTGGCATTGTTGACCACAGTGCCCACACCCGTGATATCAAACGATTGGGAGGGCTCAGGCATTTGATGCCGATCACCTTTACCATCGTTCTCATTGCCTCGCTGTCGATGGCTGGTATTCCGCCGCTGAACGGCTTCCTCAGCAAAGAGATGATGCTGCAAGAGACCATCACCACCCTGTGGCGCGAGTCGCATTATCTGGTGCCCGGTCTGGCGGTCTTTGCCGCCATGTTCTCGGCTGCCTATTCGTTTCGCTATATCGTGCATGTGTTTCTGGGCCCGCAGCGGCGCGATTATCCCGCGCAGCCGCATGATCCCGGTGTCGGGCTGTGGCTGGCACCCGCCTTTCTGGCGCTGTTGGTGGTCGCGATTGGCCTAACCCCTGGAATTATTTCCGGCCCGGTTGTTTCAACGGCGGCTGCGGCAGTGATTGGCGATGGCCAAATACCGTATTTCAACCCCAAGCTATGGCACGGCATCAACGCTGCGCTGCTGATGTCAGTCGCTGCCATTACAGGCGGTGTCATTCTACTTTGGGCCCATCCGAAACTGGCGAAAATGTGGAATGATGCGCCCCGCCCCGAGGCCAAGGACATCTTTGACGCTCTGCTTGGTGCGGTCACCCGGGCCAGCCGAGGGCTCAGCGATGCGCTGCACAATGGCTCGATCACCCGCTACTCGGCCATCATGATCGTCTTTACCACCGGCATTTCATTTTACGCCTATCAGTCCGGAGTGGCCGCGCAGGCGACACGCGCGGTGCAAGAGGCCGGTCCGCTGCCGATTATCGGTTGGATCAGCCTGGTTCTGGCCACGCTGTTCATCGTGCTGAACCACCGCAAACGTCTGCTGTCACTGGTGTTAATCGGCGTTGTGGGTCTGGTTGTCTCGCTGTCGTTCAACTATCTATCGGCGCCGGATCTGGCGCTGACGCAGATCTCGGTCGAGGTTGTCACCATCATTCTGATGCTGCTGGCGCTGAACTTTCTGCCCAAGGAAACGCCGGTTGAAAGCCCCGTCAGTACCCGGTTGCGGGATGGTGCAATTGCAACTGTCGCCGGTGCAGGCATTGGGGGGCTGATCTACGCGCTGATGACCCGTGAGTTCATCGCGCCGTCGATTTCTGAATTCCACCTCGCCAACTCGTACAAGGGCGGCGGCGGAACCAATGTGGTCAACGTGATCCTGGTTGACTTCCGGGGCTACGATACCTTTGGCGAGATCATCGTGCTGGGGATCGCTGCTGTTGTAATCTACGCCCTGACCGAGGCCATTCTGGGCTCGAAGGTGCGCGCATATCTGCTGAATCGCAAACCCGACCTGCCACAAGACGGTGATCCGCACCCGTTGATGATGGTTGTTGCCACGCGGGTGATGATGCCACTGGCACTGATGGTTGCGGGTTATATCTTCTTCCGCGGCCACAACCTGCCGGGTGGTGGTTTCATCGCCGGCTTGATCGCGGCGATTGCCATGTTGATGCAGTATATGGCCTCGGGGTTTGGCTGGGCGGCCGAGCGACAACGGTTTTATTACCACGGCATTATCGGCTCTGGGGTGCTGATTGCGGCCACCACCGGCATGGGGTCATGGCTGGCGGGCAGGCCTTTCCTGACCAGCTCTTTTGGTTACCTGCACTGGCCGCCACTCGAGAAATTCGAATGGGCCACTGCAGCGCTGTTTGACCTCGGCGTATTCCTTGCCGTGGTTGGCGCGGTGATGCTGACCCTGGAAAGCCTGGCGCGCTTCGCCTGGCAGCCCGGTATGCAGTCGGAACACGCAATGGACATCAACCCGGCCCGCGATGACGCGCCCAAGAGTGAAGAGGAGGCTTGA
- a CDS encoding rhodanese-like domain-containing protein translates to MPQVNLSRRHVLLGGGCAVAAVAGGLWWRRQAPDHDQPRLTVAEAYQQAQAGEITLIDIRTPLEWKTVGVPVGGHPIDLRREDFAEAVAQAAGGDRNAPIALICAAGVRSARMTLALSDAGFSNIIDVPEGMLGSRSGPGWVASNLPVARWQE, encoded by the coding sequence ATGCCCCAAGTGAACCTATCCAGACGACATGTGCTGCTTGGTGGCGGTTGTGCGGTTGCGGCGGTGGCAGGTGGCCTTTGGTGGCGTCGCCAGGCCCCGGATCACGATCAACCGCGATTGACTGTGGCCGAAGCCTATCAGCAGGCGCAAGCGGGCGAGATTACTTTGATCGACATTCGCACCCCGCTGGAATGGAAAACAGTCGGCGTGCCCGTAGGAGGGCATCCGATCGATCTGCGGCGCGAAGATTTCGCCGAGGCCGTGGCACAGGCAGCCGGAGGCGACCGTAACGCGCCTATCGCGCTGATCTGCGCCGCTGGCGTGCGTTCGGCCCGCATGACACTGGCATTGAGTGACGCGGGGTTCAGCAATATTATCGACGTTCCCGAAGGCATGCTAGGGTCACGCAGTGGACCTGGCTGGGTCGCCAGCAATCTGCCGGTTGCGCGGTGGCAGGAATGA
- a CDS encoding alpha/beta hydrolase family esterase, with the protein MKGARGVVGVALALIAGLWGDAARAGCDGLAEPCQISTGSYHISLPDDAQKPVPVVMFLHGYGGSGAGTMKNRPMVEALLARGYAVIAPDATRRRNGNRSWVFYPGWEGRDEAAFLRDVMADAGDRFGVSLQNTVLAGFSAGAFMVNYLACEAPDDFAAYAPVSGGFWRPQPERCVAPIRLFHTHGWSDRTVPLEGRYLGDKQFQQGDIYAGLELWRQTNGCDGHAPDRSWQDGEFLRRRWDCGVGGDIQFTLFSGGHTLPKGWADQMLNWFEAG; encoded by the coding sequence ATGAAGGGGGCAAGGGGTGTGGTTGGCGTGGCGCTGGCTCTCATCGCGGGTCTTTGGGGCGATGCAGCACGCGCAGGCTGTGATGGCTTGGCAGAACCCTGTCAGATCAGCACCGGTTCCTATCACATAAGTCTGCCGGATGATGCGCAGAAACCAGTGCCCGTGGTGATGTTTTTGCATGGCTATGGGGGATCCGGCGCGGGCACGATGAAGAACAGGCCTATGGTCGAGGCTTTATTGGCGCGCGGCTATGCGGTGATTGCCCCAGATGCCACCCGGCGCCGCAATGGCAATAGATCCTGGGTGTTTTATCCCGGCTGGGAAGGCCGTGATGAGGCTGCGTTTCTGCGCGATGTGATGGCCGATGCGGGGGATCGGTTTGGTGTGTCTCTGCAGAATACGGTATTGGCCGGGTTTTCGGCCGGCGCTTTCATGGTGAATTATCTGGCCTGTGAGGCCCCGGATGATTTTGCGGCCTATGCGCCGGTATCGGGTGGGTTCTGGCGACCTCAACCCGAGCGTTGTGTGGCCCCGATCCGACTGTTTCACACCCATGGATGGAGCGATAGAACCGTGCCGCTGGAGGGGCGCTACCTGGGCGATAAGCAGTTTCAGCAAGGAGACATATATGCTGGTCTCGAGCTGTGGCGACAAACAAATGGCTGCGACGGTCATGCACCGGACAGGTCGTGGCAAGACGGGGAATTCCTGCGCCGCCGCTGGGACTGCGGCGTGGGCGGGGACATTCAGTTCACCTTGTTTTCGGGTGGACACACTCTGCCAAAAGGCTGGGCAGATCAAATGCTGAACTGGTTTGAAGCCGGGTAA